Proteins encoded by one window of Vidua chalybeata isolate OUT-0048 chromosome 15, bVidCha1 merged haplotype, whole genome shotgun sequence:
- the DRD1 gene encoding D(1A) dopamine receptor translates to MTWNETTMDGEGLLVERDSSSFRILTGCFLSLLILSTLLGNTLVCAAVIRFRHLRSKVTNFFVISLAVSDLLVAVLVMPWKAVAEIAGFWPFGSFCNIWVAFDIMCSTASILNLCVISVDRYWAISSPFRYERKMTPKAAFIMISVAWTLSVLISFIPVQLNWHKATTTSFLDFNATLEGVSMDNCDSSLNRMYAISSSLISFYIPVAIMIVTYTRIYRIAQKQIRRISALERAAVHAKNCHNPGGNRSSMDCQQPESNFKMSFKRETKVLKTLSVIMGVFVCCWLPFFVLNCMIPFCEPTQPSKGAEAFCINSTTFDVFIWFGWANSSLNPIIYAFNADFRKAFSTLLGCYRLCPLSGNAIETVSINNNGAVVFSSQHEPKGSSPKESNLVYLIPHSIICPEEEPLKKEDEEGELSKTLEKMSPALSGILDYEADVSLEKINPITQNGQHKT, encoded by the coding sequence ATGACTTGGAACGAGACCACTATGGACGGGGAAGGGTTGCTGGTGGAAAGGGACTCCTCTTCCTTTCGGATCCTCACGGGCTGCTTCCTCTCGCTCCTGATCCTCTCCACGCTGCTGGGAAACACGCTGGTCTGCGCAGCTGTCATTCGGTTTCGCCACCTCAGGTCCAAGGTGACCAACTTCTTTGTCATCTCCTTGGCCGTGTCAGATCTCTTAGTGGCAGTTTTGGTCATGCCTTGGAAAGCTGTGGCTGAGATCGCCGGTTTCTGGCCTTTTGGTTCATTTTGCAACATCTGGGTGGCCTTTGATATTATGTGCTCAACAGCCTCCATCTTAAACCTCTGTGTCATTAGCGTGGACAGATACTGGGCCATCTCCAGCCCATTTAGGTACGAGAGGAAAATGACCCCCAAGGCAGCCTTCATCATGATCAGCGTGGCGTGGACTTTGTCCGTGTTGATCTCCTTCATCCCAGTGCAGCTGAACTGGCACAAGGCTACAACCACGAGCTTTTTGGACTTCAATGCCACCTTAGAAGGTGTAAGCATGGACAACTGTGATTCTAGCCTAAACAGGATGTATGCCATCTCCTCTTCTCTAATTAGCTTCTACATCCCCGTGGCCATCATGATAGTGACCTACACCAGGATATACCGGATTGCTCAGAAGCAAATCCGGCGCATCTCGGCTctggagagagcagcagtgcaTGCCAAGAACTGCCATAACCCGGGTGGCAACAGGAGCAGCATGGactgccagcagccagagagCAACTTCAAAATGTCCTTCAAGAGGGAAACAAAGGTGTTAAAGACCCTCTCGGTGATCATGGGGGTGTTTGTGTGCTGCTGGTTGCCATTTTTTGTGTTGAACTGCATGATTCCCTTCTGCGAGCCCACCCAGCCGTCCAAGGGAGCAGAGGCTTTCTGCATTAATTCCACCACCTTTGATGTTTTTATATGGTTTGGATGGGCCAATTCTTCCCTCAACCCCATCATTTATGCCTTCAACGCTGATTTCCGCAAGGCATTCTCCACCTTGCTGGGCTGCTACAGGCTCTGCCCCTTGTCTGGCAATGCCATCGAGACTGTCAGCATTAACAACAACGGGGCTGTGGTTTTTTCCAGCCAACATGAGCCCAAAGGGTCCAGCCCCAAAGAGTCTAATCTGGTTTATCTGATTCCACACTCCATTATCTGCCCGGAAGAAGAACCTCTAAAAAAGGAAGACGAGGAGGGTGAACTGTCAAAGACCTTGGAGAAAATGTCTCCAGCACTGTCGGGTATCTTGGATTATGAAGCTGATGTTTCTTTGGAAAAGATCAATCCCATTACACAGAATGGGCAGCATAAAACCTGA